One genomic window of Eggerthella timonensis includes the following:
- the argH gene encoding argininosuccinate lyase: protein MALWSGRFTENVSEFTQRFGASLPVDKALYAQDIAGSQAHARMLAKAGVIAPADAAAIVDGLDRVKARIEAGDFAFDINDEDIHMSVERALIADIGDAGARLHTGRSRNDQVATDTRLFAKQRCSDLMAANVALRSALIAQAEAHFDVILPGYTHMQHAQPVLFSHHLLAYVWMLTRDFERLAAARTAADASPLGSAALAGTTYPLDRQMTAAELGFSTVIPNSLDAVSDRDFLLDLSYACSVSCMHLSRLCEEIVLWSSSEFAFIELSDAFSTGSSIMPQKKNPDFAELIRGKTGRVVGDLVALLVTMKALPLAYNKDLQEDKEGAIDAAKTLEDCLVCAAGMIETMRVVPEAMMVQAKKGYLAATDVADYLAKKGMPFRRAHEVVGHLVLVCEQRGCDLDDLSLADFKAESDLFEEDITASLDVTSIVAARTTEGGTGHAAVRAQLALAKDALAADMNETKGRG, encoded by the coding sequence ATGGCTTTGTGGTCGGGCAGGTTCACCGAGAACGTGAGCGAGTTCACCCAGCGGTTCGGCGCGTCGCTGCCGGTCGACAAGGCGCTGTACGCGCAGGACATCGCCGGGTCGCAGGCGCATGCGCGCATGCTGGCGAAGGCGGGGGTCATAGCTCCCGCCGACGCCGCGGCCATCGTCGACGGGCTCGATCGCGTGAAGGCGCGCATCGAAGCGGGCGACTTCGCGTTCGACATCAACGACGAGGACATCCACATGTCCGTGGAGCGGGCGCTCATAGCCGACATCGGCGATGCGGGAGCGCGCCTGCACACGGGGCGGAGCCGCAACGACCAGGTGGCCACCGACACGCGCCTGTTCGCCAAGCAGCGTTGCAGCGACCTCATGGCGGCGAACGTGGCCCTGCGCAGCGCGCTCATCGCGCAGGCCGAGGCGCATTTCGACGTCATCCTGCCCGGCTACACCCATATGCAGCACGCTCAGCCGGTGCTGTTCTCGCATCACCTGCTGGCCTACGTGTGGATGCTCACGCGCGACTTCGAGCGCCTGGCTGCCGCACGCACGGCGGCCGACGCGAGCCCGCTCGGCTCGGCGGCGCTCGCGGGCACGACGTATCCGCTCGATCGGCAGATGACGGCGGCGGAGCTCGGCTTCTCCACCGTCATCCCGAACTCGCTCGACGCCGTGTCCGACCGCGACTTCCTGCTCGACCTGTCGTACGCGTGCAGCGTGTCCTGCATGCACCTGTCGCGTCTGTGCGAGGAGATCGTGCTGTGGTCCAGCTCCGAGTTCGCGTTCATCGAGCTGTCCGACGCGTTCTCCACGGGCTCGTCCATCATGCCGCAGAAGAAGAACCCCGACTTCGCCGAGCTCATCCGCGGCAAGACGGGCCGCGTGGTGGGCGACCTCGTGGCGCTGCTGGTCACCATGAAGGCGCTGCCGTTGGCGTACAACAAGGACCTCCAGGAGGACAAGGAGGGTGCCATCGACGCGGCCAAGACGCTCGAGGACTGCCTCGTGTGCGCCGCCGGCATGATCGAGACGATGCGCGTGGTGCCCGAGGCCATGATGGTGCAAGCGAAGAAGGGCTATCTGGCGGCCACCGACGTGGCCGACTACCTGGCCAAGAAGGGGATGCCGTTCAGGCGCGCTCACGAAGTGGTGGGGCATCTCGTGCTCGTGTGCGAGCAGCGCGGCTGCGACCTCGACGATTTGTCGCTGGCCGATTTCAAGGCCGAGAGCGACCTGTTCGAAGAGGACATCACCGCGTCGCTCGACGTGACGAGCATCGTGGCCGCCCGTACCACCGAGGGCGGCACGGGCCACGCCGCGGTGCGCGCGCAGCTGGCGCTTGCCAAGGACGCGCTCGCGGCCGATATGAATGAGACAAAGGGACGGGGATAA
- a CDS encoding transglycosylase domain-containing protein — MASRSIKNRPGIKKKHPSIGFLMVFTVILAVIVAGCSGIYALGSSWIGDLEDYDVSDASQLNSSLPSVVLASDGTQLARFQVEYRDPVELDEISDYVLEGTVATEDERFYEHGGFDLAGIARAVYVNLTGSGKEGASTITQQYVRNTILADEMTDISFKRKVREMYLSVKMEEQYSKDEILLMYLNTINYGSGAYGIQAASQRYFSKDASELTLVEAATLIGIPQSPTYNNPIDNKDNCLARRNLVLDRMLTNGYITQEEHDAAQAEEIVLNPTETTVDGLEKYPYFASYVRDLLMDEDGDYRYSEDEIFKGGLTIQTTLDVNTQEAAEAAVREKRDNLDPAIQGALVSIEPETGYIKAMVGGDDWENNKLNLATGERGVANPGRPCGSSFKVFTLIAALEAGISPQTMVDCSSPSNIPNTGYTGSNALQNINNNNYGTISIQRAFAKSSNTGFVRLEMAVGIDKVIDTAKKMGINSTLEPNPSLTLGQSNVTMLDMASAYAIIANGGVRIDPTPILTITNSKGEVVVDNTTPDTSLSKTHREQVISPEVAHAATEVMKTVVNSADGTGTKAALANGQPVAAKTGTSTSYMDITFCGITPQLSTAIWLGDPNNVEPIPPSVGADDVFSSFMNVVLDGQQVEQFPNASDPAYKTFSDSTYHIGGYSSNSSDKSKDEDKDGEKDKEDTDKSDDKKKDDPAPAPTPTPDPDPAPAPDPKPEPEPKPEPKPDPEPTPTPTPDGKPNTGGGTTS; from the coding sequence GTGGCTTCACGTTCGATAAAGAATCGGCCGGGGATCAAAAAAAAGCATCCGTCCATCGGCTTTCTCATGGTGTTCACGGTGATTCTCGCCGTGATCGTTGCAGGCTGTTCGGGCATCTACGCCCTTGGCTCGTCGTGGATCGGCGATCTCGAGGACTACGATGTGTCCGACGCCTCCCAGCTCAATTCATCGCTGCCGTCCGTCGTTCTGGCGAGCGACGGCACGCAGCTCGCGCGCTTCCAGGTGGAGTACCGCGATCCGGTCGAGCTCGACGAGATCAGCGACTACGTGCTGGAAGGCACGGTGGCCACCGAGGACGAGCGCTTCTACGAGCACGGCGGGTTCGACCTCGCCGGCATCGCCCGCGCGGTGTACGTCAACCTCACCGGCTCGGGCAAGGAAGGCGCGTCAACCATCACGCAGCAGTACGTGCGCAACACCATCCTCGCCGACGAGATGACCGACATCTCGTTCAAGCGCAAGGTGCGCGAGATGTACCTGTCCGTCAAGATGGAGGAGCAGTACTCCAAAGACGAGATTCTGCTCATGTACCTCAACACCATCAACTACGGCTCGGGCGCCTACGGCATCCAGGCCGCCTCGCAGCGTTACTTCTCGAAGGACGCGAGCGAGCTGACGCTGGTCGAAGCGGCCACGCTCATCGGCATCCCCCAGTCGCCGACGTACAACAATCCCATCGACAACAAGGACAACTGCCTCGCGCGCCGCAACCTCGTGCTCGACCGCATGCTGACGAACGGCTACATCACGCAGGAGGAGCACGACGCGGCCCAGGCCGAGGAGATCGTGCTCAACCCCACTGAGACGACGGTGGACGGCCTGGAGAAATACCCCTACTTCGCAAGCTACGTGCGCGACCTGCTCATGGACGAGGACGGCGACTACCGCTACTCCGAGGACGAGATCTTCAAGGGCGGCCTCACCATCCAGACGACGCTCGACGTGAACACGCAGGAAGCCGCCGAGGCCGCCGTGAGGGAGAAGCGCGACAACCTCGATCCCGCGATCCAAGGCGCGCTCGTGTCCATCGAGCCCGAGACCGGCTACATCAAGGCGATGGTCGGCGGCGACGATTGGGAGAACAACAAGCTCAACCTGGCCACCGGCGAGCGCGGCGTCGCGAACCCCGGCCGTCCCTGCGGCTCCTCGTTCAAGGTGTTCACGCTCATTGCGGCGCTCGAGGCGGGCATCAGTCCGCAGACGATGGTCGACTGCTCGTCGCCGTCGAACATCCCCAACACGGGATACACCGGATCGAACGCGCTGCAGAACATCAACAACAACAACTACGGCACTATCAGCATCCAGCGCGCGTTCGCGAAGTCGTCGAATACGGGCTTCGTGCGGCTCGAGATGGCGGTCGGCATCGACAAGGTTATCGATACGGCCAAGAAGATGGGCATCAACTCCACGCTGGAGCCGAACCCTTCGCTGACGCTCGGCCAATCGAACGTGACGATGCTCGACATGGCCAGCGCCTACGCGATCATCGCGAACGGGGGCGTGCGCATCGACCCCACGCCCATTCTCACCATTACGAACTCGAAGGGCGAGGTGGTCGTTGACAACACCACGCCCGACACCTCGCTTTCGAAGACGCACCGCGAGCAGGTCATCTCTCCTGAGGTCGCCCACGCTGCCACCGAGGTCATGAAGACCGTCGTCAACTCCGCCGACGGTACGGGCACGAAGGCGGCCTTGGCGAACGGGCAGCCCGTCGCGGCGAAAACGGGTACCTCCACTTCGTACATGGACATCACCTTCTGCGGCATCACCCCGCAACTGTCCACGGCTATCTGGTTGGGCGACCCGAACAACGTCGAGCCGATTCCTCCGAGCGTGGGCGCCGACGACGTGTTCAGCAGCTTCATGAACGTCGTGCTCGACGGGCAGCAGGTCGAGCAGTTCCCCAACGCGTCCGATCCGGCGTACAAGACCTTCTCCGACTCGACGTACCATATCGGCGGGTACTCGTCGAACTCGTCCGACAAGAGCAAAGATGAGGACAAGGACGGGGAGAAGGACAAGGAGGACACGGACAAGTCCGACGACAAGAAGAAGGACGATCCCGCGCCCGCTCCGACTCCGACGCCCGATCCCGATCCCGCGCCCGCGCCCGATCCGAAGCCCGAACCCGAGCCGAAGCCCGAACCGAAACCGGATCCCGAGCCGACCCCGACGCCAACGCCGGATGGGAAACCCAATACGGGCGGAGGAACGACAAGCTAG
- a CDS encoding aminotransferase class III-fold pyridoxal phosphate-dependent enzyme, whose product MGFNEERQLESEYVMGTYARKPVELVRGRGTEVEDAEGRTYLDFVSGVGAVSLGHCHPALVSALEEQARTLVHVSNYYYIEHRGEVAKLVSDLLNERVPEGERVPWRSFFSNSGAEANECAFKLARLHAKKRAMAAAEAAGADEEAVRAASLNAPRVIVTLDASFHGRTLATLAATAQPAKQEAFQPLPDGFIRTPLNDVEALEALFASQGDAICAVMVECVQGESGVHPCTPEFLAAVRRLTAERGALFMCDEIQCGMYRCGTYPFGFQHFGVTPDVVTIAKGIASGFPMGMCAARAQVAASFDAGDHGSTFGGSCLAVAAAEATVKALAAENLAENAERVGAYLRAQLATLPQVEEVRGLGLMVAVDLAEDASAPDVVLAGLDVGLLLNYTGPRTLRFLPPLVCAEADVDVLVGKLRALLSAAG is encoded by the coding sequence ATGGGCTTCAACGAGGAACGTCAGCTCGAATCCGAATACGTCATGGGAACCTACGCCCGCAAGCCGGTGGAGCTTGTGCGCGGGCGCGGCACGGAGGTGGAGGACGCGGAGGGGCGCACGTACCTCGACTTCGTCTCGGGCGTGGGCGCGGTGAGCCTGGGCCATTGCCATCCGGCGCTCGTGTCGGCCCTCGAGGAGCAGGCGCGCACGCTCGTCCACGTGAGCAACTACTACTACATCGAGCACCGCGGCGAGGTGGCGAAGCTCGTGTCCGATCTGCTGAACGAACGCGTTCCCGAGGGCGAGCGCGTGCCGTGGCGGAGCTTCTTCTCCAACTCGGGCGCCGAGGCGAACGAGTGCGCCTTCAAGCTGGCGCGCCTGCACGCCAAGAAGCGCGCGATGGCCGCGGCCGAGGCCGCCGGCGCCGACGAGGAGGCCGTGCGCGCCGCCTCGCTGAACGCGCCGCGCGTCATCGTCACGCTCGACGCCAGCTTCCACGGCCGCACGCTGGCCACGCTGGCCGCCACGGCGCAGCCCGCCAAGCAGGAGGCGTTCCAGCCCCTGCCCGACGGTTTCATCCGCACGCCCCTCAACGACGTCGAGGCGCTCGAGGCGCTGTTCGCCAGCCAGGGCGACGCCATCTGCGCCGTCATGGTGGAGTGCGTCCAGGGCGAGAGCGGCGTGCATCCGTGCACTCCCGAGTTCTTGGCGGCGGTGCGCCGCCTCACCGCCGAACGGGGCGCGCTCTTCATGTGCGACGAGATCCAGTGCGGCATGTACCGTTGCGGCACGTACCCCTTCGGGTTCCAGCACTTCGGCGTCACGCCCGACGTGGTGACCATCGCCAAGGGCATCGCTTCGGGCTTCCCCATGGGCATGTGCGCGGCTCGCGCGCAGGTGGCCGCCTCCTTCGATGCCGGCGACCACGGCTCCACGTTCGGCGGCAGCTGCCTTGCCGTCGCAGCCGCCGAGGCCACCGTGAAAGCGCTCGCCGCCGAGAACCTGGCCGAGAACGCCGAGCGCGTGGGCGCGTACCTGCGGGCGCAGTTGGCGACGCTGCCCCAGGTGGAGGAGGTGCGCGGCCTCGGGCTTATGGTGGCCGTGGACCTCGCCGAGGACGCGAGCGCTCCCGACGTGGTGTTGGCCGGGCTCGACGTGGGCCTGCTGCTCAACTACACGGGTCCGCGCACGCTGCGCTTCCTGCCGCCGCTCGTGTGCGCGGAGGCCGACGTCGACGTCTTGGTGGGCAAGCTGAGGGCGCTGCTGAGCGCGGCAGGCTAG
- a CDS encoding argininosuccinate synthase yields MEQQKEKAVLAYSGGLDTSVCIKWLQEEKNLDVIAVVGDVGQEHEGLEKIKQKALKTGAVECLVVDMRDVFAQDYLSKALAANAMYENKYPLVSALSRPLISKHLVDAAHKFGAKYIAHGCTGKGNDQVRFEASILMLDPDIEIIAPVREWDLHTRPEEIDWAIAHGIDVPATKKSPYSIDDNLWGRAIECGILEDPWMEPPADIYTMTVDPTEAPDEPQYVELEFARGLPYAIDGNQKSFLGIIYALNEIAGAHGYGRIDMVENRLVGVKSRECYEVPGALSLIQAHKALEDLVLEREVLHFKLGMEQEWAKCVYNGQWFSPLKEALDAFLASTQRCLAGTVKLKFYKGSCTVVGRKSAYSLYDYALATYDKDDAFDHTAAKGFIQLQTLSAKTWAANRRQEGAPAELFDAQKKVGPLTKGKYEDVTPVWKQVVEAENAAVVEEAEAALQGASEKA; encoded by the coding sequence ATGGAACAGCAAAAAGAAAAAGCCGTGCTCGCGTATTCGGGCGGTCTGGACACCTCCGTGTGCATCAAATGGCTCCAGGAAGAGAAGAACCTCGACGTCATCGCCGTGGTGGGCGACGTGGGACAGGAGCACGAGGGCCTCGAGAAGATCAAGCAGAAGGCGTTGAAGACCGGCGCCGTGGAATGCCTGGTCGTGGACATGCGCGACGTGTTCGCCCAGGACTACCTGTCCAAGGCGCTGGCGGCCAACGCCATGTACGAGAACAAGTACCCGCTCGTGTCCGCGCTGTCCCGGCCGCTGATCTCCAAGCATCTCGTCGACGCCGCGCACAAGTTCGGCGCGAAGTACATCGCGCACGGCTGCACGGGCAAGGGCAACGACCAGGTGCGCTTCGAGGCGAGCATCCTCATGCTCGATCCGGACATCGAGATTATCGCCCCGGTGCGCGAATGGGACCTGCACACCCGCCCCGAGGAGATCGACTGGGCCATCGCGCACGGCATCGACGTGCCGGCCACGAAGAAGTCGCCGTACTCCATCGACGACAACCTGTGGGGCCGGGCCATCGAGTGCGGCATCCTCGAGGATCCCTGGATGGAGCCGCCGGCGGACATCTACACGATGACGGTCGATCCCACCGAGGCGCCCGACGAACCGCAGTACGTGGAGCTCGAGTTCGCGCGCGGGCTGCCCTACGCCATCGACGGCAATCAGAAGAGCTTCCTCGGCATCATCTACGCGCTCAACGAGATCGCCGGCGCGCACGGCTACGGCCGCATCGACATGGTGGAGAACCGGCTCGTGGGCGTGAAGAGCCGCGAGTGCTACGAGGTGCCGGGCGCGCTGTCGCTCATCCAGGCGCACAAGGCGCTCGAGGACCTCGTGCTCGAGCGCGAGGTGCTGCACTTCAAGCTGGGCATGGAGCAGGAGTGGGCCAAGTGCGTGTACAACGGCCAGTGGTTCTCACCCCTCAAGGAGGCCCTCGACGCGTTCCTCGCCTCCACGCAGCGCTGCCTGGCAGGCACGGTGAAGCTCAAGTTCTACAAGGGCTCCTGCACGGTTGTGGGGCGGAAGAGCGCCTACTCGCTGTACGATTACGCGCTGGCCACCTACGACAAGGACGACGCGTTCGACCACACGGCGGCGAAGGGCTTCATCCAGCTGCAAACGCTGTCGGCGAAGACGTGGGCGGCGAATCGCCGTCAGGAGGGCGCTCCGGCCGAGCTGTTCGACGCACAGAAGAAGGTCGGCCCGCTGACGAAGGGCAAGTACGAGGACGTGACGCCGGTGTGGAAGCAGGTGGTCGAGGCGGAGAACGCCGCCGTGGTCGAAGAAGCGGAAGCGGCCCTGCAGGGCGCGTCCGAGAAGGCGTAG
- a CDS encoding arginine repressor, with translation MRKRQQRHDIIRDIIREHNVKTQRDLAHQLQAAGYECTQATISRDIMDMGLVKSREGYYVLPEEMRLQRMVSELVEEVHVAGNMVVVKTFSGGAAGVSAALDKASLRGALGTVAGDNTIMIAAESPEAAVEVERAIDRLRRR, from the coding sequence ATGAGGAAACGTCAACAACGGCACGACATCATTCGCGACATCATTCGCGAACATAATGTCAAGACGCAGCGCGATCTCGCTCATCAGCTGCAAGCCGCTGGGTACGAGTGCACTCAGGCCACGATCTCCCGCGACATCATGGACATGGGCCTGGTGAAGTCCCGCGAGGGTTATTACGTCCTCCCCGAGGAAATGCGGCTCCAACGCATGGTTTCCGAATTGGTTGAAGAGGTGCACGTGGCAGGCAACATGGTCGTAGTGAAGACGTTCTCCGGCGGAGCCGCCGGTGTCTCCGCTGCGCTCGATAAGGCCAGCCTGCGCGGTGCATTGGGCACGGTGGCTGGCGACAACACGATCATGATCGCGGCGGAGAGCCCTGAGGCTGCCGTCGAAGTTGAGCGCGCCATCGACCGACTGCGACGACGCTAG